From one Methanobacterium sp. genomic stretch:
- a CDS encoding His/Gly/Thr/Pro-type tRNA ligase C-terminal domain-containing protein produces the protein MGVPFALTVDHDSLEDNKVTIRNRDTLKQKRIPISNISAIIEDLIKFRVKFEDIE, from the coding sequence ATTGGAGTTCCTTTTGCATTAACCGTTGATCATGATTCTCTGGAAGATAATAAAGTAACCATAAGAAACAGAGATACCCTTAAGCAAAAAAGAATCCCTATTTCAAATATCAGTGCAATCATAGAAGACCTTATAAAATTCAGGGTTAAATTTGAAGATATAG